Part of the Fusarium musae strain F31 chromosome 3, whole genome shotgun sequence genome, GTTAAATATGCAAGTTCTCCCTTTATTGATCCAATGTTGTCTCGATTTCGACAGCCTGTAGATGACGTTAACCCGATGCGCTAGACAACCTATGGCGGGACAATGTGGGGTCAAGTCAACAGCTACCCTTTGGCGGGGCATTGGGCTACACCAACTTAACTCGACTGATAACTGCTAAACAGAGTTGAGGTATCAGACACAGCTTTCGAACAGCTACAAAGGGGACTCTATCTGTTATAAAAGTTGAATAAAGCTTCGAAATGGTACAACCACTCACACGCCTTCCTCTCCATTTCCGCGGAGTTCGCCCGCTGACATCTTGCGTTTAGGCGTCGGAATCGCGACTGTACACCTTCTCCGGAGAGTCAAAGGACCACCTCCGCAAGTTTAGACTAACGACTTCTCGGGCCAAGGATCCCCAAGCTGTTATTTGTATGTACGTCTCTTTGTGATAAGACTTGGCAGTCGTATGTCTCCTTTCTCTTGCTAACCGTCCCTCCTGTAGACCTGATCGATAAGAACACTTACGAAATCCGACAAGACGAAGACAAGATCGTTTATACTTCCCTCGAAGAAATTGGCGATGACCTCCCCGATCATGCGCCTCGATTTATCCTCCTGAGCTACCCCCTCACCATGGTATGTCTGATCGAGCAACTGTTAGGATTCCCTGATATTTGACATGATGCTGATATGAGCACAGGGCGATGGGCGTTTGTCTGTGCCAT contains:
- a CDS encoding hypothetical protein (EggNog:ENOG41~BUSCO:EOG09265I60) is translated as MVQPLTRLPLHFRGASESRLYTFSGESKDHLRKFRLTTSRAKDPQAVIYLIDKNTYEIRQDEDKIVYTSLEEIGDDLPDHAPRFILLSYPLTMGDGRLSVPYVLIFYLPVTCNAEIRMLYAGAKELMRNTAEVGRIIDIESAEDLEEIPDKLKSE